Proteins from a genomic interval of Micromonospora sp. NBC_00389:
- the araA gene encoding L-arabinose isomerase, with protein MAPRTEPEIWFLTGSQGMYGEETLRQVAEQSRLIAAVLDDSPQIPARVVWKPVLTNSGDILRVCRDAAAQGAIGVIAWMHTFSPAKMWIAGLDALQTPLLHLHTQANVLLPWDEIDMDFMNLNQAAHGDREFGYIQTRLGVARKTVAGHVSDPRVTSRVGAWARAAVGWSAMRSLRLARFGDNMRDVAVTEGDKVEAELRFGVSVNTYGVNDLVQVVDEVADTQVDDLVKEYDDSYRIVPELRPGGERHDSLRYAARLEIGMRAFLDEGGFRAFTTNFEDLGGLRQLPGIAVQRLMADGYGFGGEGDWKTSVLVHTLKAMSVGLGGGTSFMEDYTYDLTPGEELVLGAHMLEVCPTIAAGVPDVEIHALNIGGREDPVRLVFDAAPGPAVVLGLADMGDRFRLVANEIDVVSPPQPLRRLPVARAVWRPRPHLPGSAEAWITAGAPHHTVLSQAVGVEELHDLAEMSRTELVVIDADTEPRRFANEIRWNQAYYRLARGF; from the coding sequence ATGGCACCACGCACCGAACCCGAGATCTGGTTCCTCACCGGCAGCCAGGGCATGTACGGCGAGGAGACGCTCCGGCAGGTGGCCGAGCAGTCCCGTCTGATCGCGGCCGTGCTCGACGACTCGCCGCAGATTCCCGCCCGGGTGGTCTGGAAGCCGGTCCTGACCAACAGCGGTGACATTCTGCGGGTCTGCCGCGATGCCGCCGCCCAGGGCGCGATCGGGGTCATCGCGTGGATGCACACCTTCTCCCCGGCGAAGATGTGGATCGCCGGCCTGGACGCGCTGCAGACGCCGCTGCTGCATCTGCACACCCAGGCCAACGTCCTGCTGCCGTGGGACGAGATCGACATGGACTTCATGAACCTGAACCAGGCCGCCCACGGCGACCGGGAGTTCGGGTACATCCAGACCCGCCTCGGTGTGGCCCGCAAGACCGTCGCGGGCCATGTCAGCGACCCGCGGGTGACGAGCCGCGTCGGGGCCTGGGCCCGGGCGGCAGTCGGCTGGTCGGCGATGCGGTCGTTGCGCCTGGCCCGCTTCGGCGACAACATGCGCGACGTCGCGGTGACCGAGGGCGACAAGGTCGAGGCGGAGCTGCGCTTCGGGGTCTCGGTCAACACCTACGGCGTCAACGACCTGGTCCAGGTGGTCGACGAGGTCGCCGACACCCAGGTGGACGACCTGGTCAAGGAGTACGACGACAGCTACCGCATCGTCCCCGAGCTGCGTCCCGGCGGTGAGCGGCACGACTCGCTGCGGTACGCCGCCCGCCTGGAGATTGGCATGCGCGCCTTCCTCGACGAGGGCGGGTTCCGGGCGTTCACCACCAACTTCGAGGATCTCGGCGGCCTGCGTCAGTTGCCCGGCATCGCCGTGCAGCGGCTGATGGCGGACGGCTACGGCTTCGGCGGCGAGGGCGACTGGAAGACCTCCGTCCTGGTCCACACCCTCAAGGCAATGTCGGTCGGCCTGGGCGGCGGCACGTCGTTCATGGAGGACTACACCTACGACCTCACCCCGGGCGAGGAGTTGGTGCTCGGTGCCCACATGCTCGAGGTCTGCCCGACGATCGCGGCGGGCGTGCCCGACGTGGAGATCCACGCGCTGAACATCGGCGGACGGGAGGATCCGGTCCGGCTCGTGTTCGACGCCGCACCCGGTCCGGCGGTGGTGCTCGGGCTGGCCGACATGGGGGATCGCTTCCGGCTGGTGGCCAACGAGATCGACGTGGTGTCTCCGCCGCAGCCGTTGCGGCGGCTGCCGGTGGCCCGGGCCGTCTGGCGTCCACGACCGCACCTGCCCGGGTCGGCCGAGGCGTGGATCACCGCCGGCGCGCCGCACCACACGGTGCTGTCGCAGGCGGTGGGCGTGGAGGAGTTGCACGACCTGGCCGAGATGAGCCGGACCGAACTCGTGGTCATCGACGCCGACACCGAGCCCCGCCGTTTCGCCAACGAGATCCGCTGGAACCAGGCGTACTACCGGCTGGCCCGCGGCTTCTGA
- the chvE gene encoding multiple monosaccharide ABC transporter substrate-binding protein: protein MRRKFLAALGGAVLALSLAACSGEGAGSGGDTSEEKPGDLTIGVSMPTQTSERWIADGKAVKEKLEAKGYKVDLQYAGDDIPTQSQQVDQMITQGADVLVIAAIDGTALSGQLQAAADAKIPVIAYDRLIRGSKNVDFYVSFDNYKVGVAQGTGLLVGLGLLNKDGSKGTAKGPFNIELFAGSLDDNNTQYFFGGAMDTLKPFIDAGTLKVKSRQTTAEQVATLRWQQETAQKRMEDLLTSSYNDGSRVDGVLSPYDGISRGIITALQNAGYGKAGKKLPAVTGQDAEIASIKLINDGVQTCTVFKDTRLLAEQAVNASEAFLQDKQPQANDTQTYNNGVKVVPSYLLPIATVYKDDIKTALIDSGYWTAEEVAAGQAKN from the coding sequence GTGCGCAGGAAATTCCTGGCTGCTCTCGGCGGCGCGGTGTTGGCGCTGAGCCTGGCGGCGTGCAGTGGCGAGGGTGCTGGCAGCGGCGGTGACACCAGCGAAGAGAAGCCCGGCGACCTGACCATCGGTGTCTCGATGCCGACCCAGACCTCGGAGCGGTGGATCGCCGACGGCAAAGCGGTGAAGGAGAAGCTGGAGGCGAAGGGCTACAAGGTCGACCTCCAGTACGCGGGCGACGACATCCCGACCCAGTCGCAGCAGGTCGACCAGATGATCACCCAGGGCGCGGACGTCCTGGTCATCGCGGCGATCGATGGCACGGCGCTCAGCGGCCAGTTGCAGGCCGCCGCCGACGCGAAGATCCCGGTCATCGCCTACGACCGGTTGATCCGCGGCAGCAAGAACGTCGACTTCTACGTCAGCTTCGACAACTACAAGGTCGGCGTCGCCCAGGGCACCGGTCTGCTGGTCGGTCTCGGTCTGCTGAACAAGGACGGCTCGAAGGGCACGGCGAAGGGACCGTTCAACATCGAACTCTTCGCCGGGTCGCTGGATGACAACAACACCCAGTACTTCTTCGGCGGTGCCATGGACACGCTGAAGCCGTTCATCGACGCCGGCACCCTGAAGGTGAAGTCGCGCCAGACCACCGCCGAGCAGGTGGCGACCCTGCGGTGGCAGCAGGAGACCGCGCAGAAGCGGATGGAGGACCTGCTCACCTCCAGCTACAACGACGGCTCGCGGGTCGACGGCGTCCTGTCGCCGTACGACGGCATCTCCCGGGGCATCATCACCGCCCTGCAGAACGCCGGCTACGGCAAGGCGGGTAAGAAGCTCCCGGCGGTGACCGGCCAGGACGCCGAGATCGCCTCGATCAAGCTGATCAACGACGGCGTGCAGACCTGCACCGTCTTCAAGGACACCCGTCTGCTGGCCGAGCAGGCCGTGAACGCTTCCGAGGCGTTCCTGCAGGACAAGCAGCCGCAGGCCAACGACACGCAGACGTACAACAACGGCGTGAAGGTCGTGCCGTCGTACCTGCTGCCGATCGCGACCGTCTACAAGGACGACATCAAGACCGCGCTCATCGACTCGGGCTACTGGACGGCCGAAGAGGTCGCCGCCGGTCAGGCCAAGAACTGA
- the mmsA gene encoding multiple monosaccharide ABC transporter ATP-binding protein — translation MDDTILEMRRITKTFPGVTALEDVTLAVRRGEIHAICGENGAGKSTLMKVLSGVHPSGSYDGEILFDGKPMQFRGIRDSEANGIVIIHQELALVPYLSIAENLFLGNERRGRSGLIDWNRANAEAAELLASVGLHENPVTPVIQLGVGKQQLVEIAKALSKKVRLLILDEPTAALNDVDSAHLLDLLRQLKDQGITCIMISHKLNEITAIADSTTVIRDGRAVETLDMRADDVTQQRIIRGMVGRDLDSFYPDRESSPGEEVLRIEDWTVRHPTQDRMVVEGVGLSVRAGEVVGVAGLMGAGRTELAMSVFGRSYGRDIKGRLFVHGREISARTVAEAIDNGIAYVTEDRKRFGLNLIDDVRRNVSAAALDRLARLGWVNGNEEIKVAEASRREMNIKTPSVMAVVGKLSGGNQQKVVLSKWLFTDPDVLILDEPTRGIDVGAKFEIYTIINRLVADGKAVIIISSELPELLGMCDRIYTLAAGRITGEKPVGEATQESLMELMTKDKEFVG, via the coding sequence ATGGACGACACCATCCTCGAGATGCGCCGCATCACGAAGACCTTCCCCGGGGTGACCGCGCTGGAGGACGTCACCCTCGCGGTGCGCCGGGGCGAGATCCACGCCATCTGTGGTGAGAACGGCGCCGGCAAGTCGACCCTGATGAAGGTGCTGTCCGGCGTCCACCCGTCCGGCTCGTACGACGGCGAGATCCTGTTCGACGGCAAGCCGATGCAGTTTCGCGGCATCCGGGACAGCGAGGCCAACGGCATCGTCATCATCCATCAGGAGCTCGCCCTGGTGCCGTACCTGTCGATCGCCGAGAACCTCTTCCTCGGCAACGAACGTCGCGGCCGCAGCGGGCTCATCGACTGGAACCGGGCCAACGCCGAGGCGGCCGAGCTGCTGGCGTCCGTCGGGTTGCACGAGAACCCCGTCACCCCGGTCATCCAGCTCGGCGTGGGCAAGCAGCAGCTGGTGGAGATCGCCAAGGCGTTGTCGAAGAAGGTGCGCCTGCTCATCCTGGACGAGCCGACCGCCGCCCTCAACGACGTCGACTCGGCTCACCTGCTCGACCTGTTGCGACAGCTCAAGGACCAGGGGATCACCTGCATCATGATCTCCCACAAGCTCAACGAGATCACCGCGATCGCCGACTCGACCACGGTCATCCGGGACGGGCGCGCGGTGGAGACCCTCGACATGCGAGCCGACGACGTGACCCAGCAACGGATCATCCGGGGCATGGTCGGGCGCGACCTGGACAGCTTCTACCCCGACCGGGAGTCGTCACCCGGCGAGGAGGTGCTCCGGATCGAGGACTGGACGGTGCGGCACCCGACCCAGGACCGGATGGTCGTCGAGGGCGTCGGCCTGTCCGTACGGGCCGGTGAGGTCGTCGGCGTCGCGGGGCTGATGGGGGCCGGGCGGACCGAGCTGGCGATGAGCGTGTTCGGCCGGTCCTACGGCCGCGACATCAAAGGCCGGCTGTTCGTGCACGGGCGGGAGATCAGCGCCCGTACCGTCGCGGAGGCGATCGACAACGGCATCGCCTACGTCACCGAGGACCGCAAGCGGTTCGGCCTGAATCTCATCGACGACGTCCGGCGCAACGTCTCCGCCGCCGCCCTCGACCGGCTGGCCCGGCTGGGCTGGGTGAACGGCAACGAGGAGATCAAGGTCGCCGAGGCGAGCCGGCGGGAGATGAACATCAAGACGCCCAGCGTCATGGCCGTCGTCGGCAAGCTCTCCGGCGGCAACCAGCAGAAGGTCGTGCTGTCGAAGTGGCTCTTCACCGACCCGGACGTGCTGATCCTGGACGAACCGACACGCGGGATCGACGTCGGAGCCAAGTTCGAGATCTACACGATCATCAATCGGCTGGTGGCCGACGGCAAGGCGGTGATCATCATCTCCTCCGAGCTGCCGGAGCTGCTCGGGATGTGTGACCGCATCTACACCCTCGCCGCGGGCCGGATCACCGGTGAGAAGCCGGTGGGCGAGGCGACCCAGGAGAGCCTCATGGAGCTGATGACCAAGGACAAGGAGTTCGTGGGATGA
- a CDS encoding LacI family DNA-binding transcriptional regulator gives MTDVARLAGVSHQTVSRVLNGHPNVREQTRLRVRAAIAELGYRPNGAARALVTGRSQVIGVVAQNTTLYGPASLLAALEQTAAEEGFAVSVGSVRDLDHRSISAAVERHLSHRVAGIVVIAPVESAGEALERLPKDVPLVTVDGDPRRPVPLVTVDQAAGARAATQHLLDAGHRTVWHVSGPSDWFDSVGRIEGWREALAAAGAELPPLMPGDWSAASGYRCGQMLARMPEVTAIFTANDHLALGVLRALHEFGRRVPDEISVVGFDDVPEAAYFIPPLTTVRPDFDAVARASLQLLLTQIETGTGGALRQTIAPTLVARDSVAAPPRR, from the coding sequence ATGACGGACGTCGCTCGTCTGGCCGGTGTCTCCCACCAGACAGTGTCGCGGGTGCTCAACGGGCACCCCAACGTGCGTGAGCAGACCCGGCTGCGGGTGCGGGCGGCGATCGCCGAGCTCGGTTACCGGCCCAACGGCGCGGCGCGTGCGTTGGTGACCGGCCGGTCGCAGGTCATCGGCGTGGTCGCGCAGAACACGACGTTGTACGGTCCGGCGTCGTTGCTGGCCGCGTTGGAGCAGACCGCCGCGGAAGAGGGTTTCGCGGTCAGTGTGGGCAGTGTGCGGGACCTGGACCACCGTTCCATCTCGGCTGCGGTGGAGCGGCACCTGTCGCACCGGGTCGCTGGCATCGTCGTCATCGCACCGGTCGAGTCGGCCGGTGAGGCTCTGGAACGTCTGCCCAAGGACGTCCCGTTGGTCACCGTCGACGGTGATCCGCGCAGGCCGGTGCCGTTGGTGACGGTCGACCAGGCGGCTGGTGCCCGGGCGGCGACCCAGCACCTGCTCGATGCCGGGCACCGCACGGTCTGGCACGTGTCGGGGCCGTCCGACTGGTTCGACAGCGTCGGTCGGATCGAGGGCTGGCGGGAGGCATTGGCGGCAGCAGGGGCGGAGCTCCCACCGCTGATGCCGGGGGACTGGTCCGCGGCCTCGGGATACCGGTGCGGGCAGATGTTGGCGCGGATGCCGGAGGTCACCGCGATCTTCACCGCCAACGACCATCTCGCGCTGGGCGTGCTGCGGGCGTTGCACGAGTTCGGTCGGCGTGTGCCGGACGAGATCAGCGTGGTCGGCTTCGACGACGTGCCGGAGGCGGCGTACTTCATCCCGCCGCTGACCACCGTCCGGCCGGACTTCGACGCGGTGGCTCGGGCGAGTCTTCAGCTGTTGCTGACCCAGATCGAGACGGGCACCGGAGGGGCGCTGCGGCAGACCATCGCCCCGACCCTGGTCGCCCGCGACAGCGTCGCCGCGCCGCCCCGCCGCTGA